ctttctctctccctctttctcactatttttccttccataattcctttcttctttctctcttcctgtttctttctctttttcatccattttactatttttctctttctctccagttttcgatctttctcctttctcttcgtgctctctctcttttcctgccatatctttctctctttcttgtttctctaCCCTAGCGCTCTCCCTTATCCTTTatcccttctttctttgtctgtcttcttccatacatttttctgaaatgcACTTGATTCCAGACGGTCTCTTTTAAGACAGTATCTTTTGTTTTACACTGAAATGTTTTCAGATCTTTTATCATGTGATTAAGCTTTAGCTGttattactctgtgtgtgtgtgtgtgtgtgtttatgtgtttgtgtttgtttgtgtgtgcgttttaATTCGACAGTGCCAATCCCCTCTgttgaacttttattttatgtattattttgtcttcattacaaagtattttttcGTGATTTATTTCGTCTTTatgtatcaaaaataaaatatacagtttTCTCATTGGTGAGTCTGTatattacaaaagtattttgaacTTAGACACTCACGcacgtgctcacacacacacatgcatgtttaaACACGGATTGttaacattttatctttcttgtttaaaatgtttagcaaAGACAATGTTTATTATTCAAACTGTTCCATCTCGGTCAAGCCGGCCACAAGACACTGTCTCCCAGGTCGTCACCTCTATCGTGACCGGGCGGACTACATTTCTTGAAGATTAGACCATTACTGACTGTTAACACGAGAGTAATATCCATGCTTGGAATACTTAGAGCGGATAGACAGCAATGATTATACTGAAAGTCTTAGATAACCTCAATCTCTGACAGTATCTTATCGCATTGTGTCCTTTTGTGGCCAGAGTGATCGGTCTCTGTAACAGAAGTCACCCCGCGGTCTGCCCGGTCTTTTGATCTTCACCGAGTGCCCACGTTTTTTTCGGTTTATTTATGCTCTGGCTTCTAATAGCACGGCTAATCTGCTAAACTCTTCTCAGGAGGTTCCTTACGTCGACTATAAATCGACAGGTAAGTATATTTATTGATACTTTTTTCcgttaaaaatagaaaatcgaTCTTTATCTTTTTCGCTTCTTttgtcaagagagagagagaaagagagtgttcAGGTTATAAGACAACGTATGATAGTATAGTTCGATAACAAGTGTAAAATGTGCTctaattacatttaattttatcatgAATATGTGCATGAGTGTCAGTCTTTAAATATGTCCctacctctgtgtgtgcgtgtctatTCGAATTTAGCTCATGCAGACaatgttatttttagaattatAGCCACTTCCTGTTTTTTCAACTCCATGTGTGATTAAGagataaacatgaatataatatttcttgtgTCTCTTCGTGAGCAAATGCCACcagaatatgtttttctttgataCTTTATGCTGTATTTCGAGAGAGTTTTGCTGagcgctcgtgttgtcctttaagtcGTCTTACTTGCCAGTGCCCTCCTCTCACCCACAGTAACCTGGTCCGTGACAAGAGTTATTTGCTAGTGACTCCTGACATCTTGCGTGTCTCTTCATTCGGGCATTTACCACATCTCTCCCTTCTGCCTTCTCTAGGTTGAAATAACACCCATTTCGACTCCAGTTTCGTTTGCTGGCAGTTAGGATGGCAAGTGGAGGTACAGGTGGTGCTTTGCACAGCTTGCCAGCATGGGTAAGGATGAAAAGTCGTTGTTGCCCTCCGTGGAATGCTCAATGATCTGTTGCCTATCCCGCAAAATCGGACATGACAAAGATTTAATTATCTCGGGTCAACGTGTTCGTGTTTCTACCTCACTTTTCCTTCCACCATCTCACACTCCCGTCTTAattgctgagagcatgctccttggGAGCgtggacgtgtgtaggtggactgctgtctgtctgccaagaccaacttagcctcttgagaaggtctccgctgttagtcttggcgagcctaaataaagaatgggactaaaccggaagctttgtacaaacatgcctcgttttagtagttaatcttaaatgtggctaaaccggaagctgtcgttttagtagttacctggagagaaaaaaaaaactcgtctgccagcagtccagttataGAAGTCCGTGTTAGAAATGTCACTATGcctatacaattttttttctcttcagacTTATGACGACACTCGTTACGTAACACTAAATATTGCGTCACACTGATTGTCGCAGATAACGTCAAAACATATTTATGACGTAGCTCGTGCAGACGCCGCCATGGATGGTAAACATGGCGCCGACACAACAGCGACAGATGCAAGCTTCGGATTTCATTATATCTGGTGCTTTCGCGCCTTGTTGGCAACAAATACGCTcctgaaagtttgttttctatttgtttgttttgaatataCGTCGTCAACTTTAAAGAGTCTGACGTGCGACATTACAGTCTGACGGTTGTCTCCTCCGCACATTCCCTGCTGTCTGTACACAACTGGGCTCCAGACGAGAAAGAACACTCAAATCCACCCgatcaccccaccccactcatACCCACCTTCCACCCGCATGGGGGCGCTCTTGAATTTATTCAGGAGGTCCTCCCAGACTCAGATTGAGACCCGCTCTGCGCCGCGGTTATCGCTGTGGAGGACGAACAGCGGGGTCACGGGCAGTGGGCCGGGCAACCTCACCATCGCGCAGCGCAGCATCATCGCCAGGACCTGGCCCAAGATCTACATCGACATCCCCGGCAACGGCGCCAGCGTCATGTTGCGACTGATAAATGTGCAGAGCGATGTCAAGATGCTCTTCAACTTCCGCAACAAGACCGAGTCGGACATGATCCTGGACAGGGGCTTTTACACTCACTCTTGTCGCTTCATACAGGTGagtttacaattattttattatctcctcctcctcctcctccttctcatcctcctcctcctcctactcctcctcctcttttttagtcatctattttttttaattgttttatttttgactgatGATCGGTCAACAGGCTGTGATGGCTGTTATTGAGAACATCGACTTTCTGGAGGAAGCCATTGTCCCCCTTTTTCTCCGCCTCGGCAGGAAACATGTGGCTGTGCCCGATTTTGAGGTTAAATacttcaaagtaagcactttATCTCCTAAGCTCATGAAAAAGATGATGAGACTAATTTATTGTAAACATCTTACTTTCTGTACGCATAAAAATGATTGTGAAGCTGATAACCTTTGATATACAAATAGACAGATGCTCAGACCAGCATAAAGAAGCTGTTCGAATTAGAATTAAATTATTCCTGTTGTTATTGCAGGTGTCTGTTTTcttaaagaaacatttctatCATCTTTTGacttataattatatttacgTAGAATTAAGTAACCCATCAAACCTCCAAACTTATGCACAAAATGGAGGCTTAGCCAGTAATAGAGGGCAAAATACTTTGTACCGGGTGAATGACAGATGTGAACACAGGACAAGAAATTTTCCGAAATTCTGTATTAATAATTTGTTCTAGAAATGCAGCCACCACAATTAAAGGTAAGAACACATCACAGCTGCATAACTTTACACGTTGTCAAGCGTACAACCACTGGGAGAACCGGGaatacattttaataacaagCGTCCTCACAGGCTCCACCTGTGGAGACTTCCTTGAAAAATAGTTCTACAGGCACCCAGACTGTAAAACTACTCTCTTTCTTAGAATGTAATTGTACTGTCGTTGCTGGTAttgcctcctttgttttctgtcctcTTCCCTCTGCTCAGATGCTTCCCGACGCCTATTGTTTCGTGTGGGAGAGTCAAGTGACCGAGCGATTCACTGAGCCCATAGAGAGGGCCTGGCGGGTGATCTTCGACTTCATCGTCAACCTGATGGTAGACGGCTACGAGATAGAGTCGGGACTCCGCCAAAGAGCCCTTTCACTGCGCAAGATTGCCGTAAAGCCCGAAGATTTGTTGTCCTCTCAGTCCATCGAGACGGGCGTCGGCTACGAGTCACAGGAGAAGGACAACGAGTCACAGGAGAAGGACAAGTCACAGGAGAAGGACAAGTCACAGGAGGAGGACAAAAAGTCACAGGAGAAGGACCCCGCCCAGGGTACCTCCAAGTCCATTGAGCCTATTATAGCGACGTTTCCAGAAACCGTTCCTGAGGTCCACACTGAAGCTCAGTCCGACGTTCCAGCCTCCTCACCCAATGTCCCCGTGGAAACCACACATGACAAAGAGTCGACCAGCGCTTCGCAGTCGGAGGTCAGACTCGTTAATGAAAACGCTGGAGAGGCTTAGGAGACTCAAAGATCACAGGAAAGGGAGGTGACTGTCTCTTTTACCATGATTTTCGTCAGGAAGAAAGATTGCTAGACACAATCAGACACAACCTTTTCTGCGATGTGTTTGTCTCTCCCACTCCCTCCAGCTCTCCTTCTCACTCCCTCTGCCGACATCCCATCCCCCTATTATTGTACGGTCGGTGGGTTAGTCGGAGTGTTAGAATGGACATACACCAGTTGTAGCGATAATAAGTAGTGCTCACCTACAAGTATGATTCTGATATGAGATGAatgattctaaaaataaattcgcGTTTTCGTGTTGATGCTtagtgtgctttattttagtagatatatacagaaagagagagagaagcagacacATTATGTACCCCCACGCACAGAGAGGTAAGGAAAGGTTAGTATGACAACCTAAAGTCTACTTAGAGGAAGGATGTTCGCGACATTACCTAGAAGTAGAAATTTTAGAGAACTGGACACGCTTTATTTAACACAATTACTCACTTCAACAGTACCCACTTATTACAAGGTCCCATCAATAGGCCTCTGGGTGGCAGGTAACCTGATCGGCAGCAAATCTCTCCTCCTTTTCACATCTTCCCTTAAGGTCAAAGCGAGGACGAGAAGCTGCCAACAGACAGGGTGGTCTACGAGTTCGAAACCCGAATCCTCGATCTTCTGCCTCCCTTGTGGGTTGTATGGACAAACGTATGAAGACTTGCTACAGTACATTTCTCTAGATGTTTGATAGGTGTCTAAGGGTAAATGGTATAGAAAGGTTCAACCATTATCAACAACAGACCCCAAAGTGTTCGAAGCTGGACTGGAACAGCCACAAAATGGTCTGAGAGGCGATTGCACAACAAATTTCTAATTTTAGACACTTCAATGCCTTAAATCTATTTAAATAGTCAGTTTTATAGAAATACAGTGCATAACACAATTTTCGATTATTTTTAGCTAATAAACTTTAAATAAGGTAAAACTGATTAAGCCAGATTTTCGCAACCGAGAGCACATTTTTCGGACGCGCTTGTGCAACGCGAATAAATGGCATAAGGGTGATTTGTGAAATAAAGTCtctaaattaaacttttttaaaagcaactTCACTTTTTGGAAACGTTGTGCAACTATCCCCTGGTGTGTAATGGGGTATTTCAGAACCCATTTGGCAAACAGCTTTCGCTTATTGGAGGTATTACGGATAAACGTCTACTTATTTTTGTCACTGCCCGAGGATTTTTATCCAGTTTGATgccaattgtttatttttgcttttgtgtctCTCCGTTCTTTTATATCTGCTccaacttgttttcttttttggcttACGGTCTCTACGGCCATATGTCGACCATTTTCTCCACTTTTCTGCAAAGTCATCTTTCCCATCCCCAAGCCATATCAATGACTTGCTGGCTGTATTTTCACATCCCTTTTGGTctattgtttacatgtttcgCACTAATGGAACATCTCTACAAGTAATGTGAGCAATCCAGAAGTGAACAACCATCTGCGTCTCTGTCTTCTAGCCTCCATCACCACATGTGAGGATGTAGTTCCTCTTTCCTTGGGCGCTCTGTAACCAAAGAAGCTCAATATTATTCAGCATTCAGTATCTTTGCTGGGACTCCTCTGTCTGCTCAGATACAAGTCCTTTAAATCGTTTATCAGACTACGTCTGGCCATTATTTGTTATCCTTTTGATGCTATGGCTTTTGTTACATGCCTTTGCCGAGTCTTAGGttggttctttcttttttagacAGTAATTGAATTTTCTGGGTTAATAACTATTCTTCTGGATACTTTGATATGTAAAGTGCAAGGAACTTAATCATGGGGCTGAAATATGGCGAGATagatgtgtattttttattttgtggttgtttattattattattattattattattattattattattattattattattattaaaaaataaaagagggaaaGTGTGAAATCCCATTTGAAGCAGTCTACAAGGTACACGCTCTGGCATCATTACTGCAAATCtcgtaaaaaaattataatgaaaatCCTTTGTACCCTGCAAATAAAAGACTGCATTGTCTAATATTCAACCTTGTCCAGAAGGCCAAAGGTTGCCACTGTGTAATAAAGCCGCcgtgacatttatttttaaaccgtCTCATTTCCATTATGTGACCAAACTTTCTTCATACGTGAGACCACCGGCTGACATTCTCTTAAGAACAGACTTCATGTTTACATCAAATAGAAGCTGGTTTTCAATGGCAACAGCAGGATACATTTACATTTGGACTCTTTCGCCCTTATCATCAATCATTAGGTATTCTTACATCCCTCTACGGACACCACCTGATGAGCGGTTATGCTGGTCCGCCGGCAATGGACGCAGCAGTTGGCAAGGTTAGCCACTTAGGTCTGTCTTGAGGAACAGAGAGTAGATATTGTATGAAGGACCAGTCCAGCATTTAGTGGAAATATCCGACTCTTGCAACACTCGGGCTGAAGAGGAACCCAAAGGAAACTACAGTGCTTAGGACCAGAGGGAGACATGGCAGAGATAGagtgagaaggagagagaagaggcACTTGAGGTAAAGTTTCAGGAGGATGCGTTGCGTTAGTCTAATAATTATCTTCCTGCCTGATCGAACCCCTGGTCATCCGTGTGAGGACCGCGGCACGCAAGCGGCTCATTAGGATGCCGGAGCCGTCTGTGACAGCGTGAAGCGCCGTGAGTCTGACGGTTGGAACTTTTTCTCGCGGTCTTGTCTTTGTACTGTCTACACTCTACACCCTGTACATTATATATCAAGCTGGGGCCAGGACCAAGCGCGGCTTACAAAAGAGAGACTGAAAGACGACAAGTGGCGTTTGGGAATAGGTCCCTCCGGTGCCTCCGCGTATTTGTGAGAGGAAGTGAGGCATTAGTTCCTTTCAGACCCAAAGGAAGCGAGGTGGTCCGTCCTGCTTCTGAGTGACCGAGTCCAGGACAAACAATCCGTTTGCCTGGTAGCTGCCCGCCCACCTGCTTGCTTGCCGAGTCTGCTGGGGTGATTTACAGGCTAAAAAACAGTGATGGGTAGGTTGAGTTTAGAAGAAGTTGAAGATGGAAGACTAAGCTATGCATTTTTGCcatattttagtgttttattACCGTGTGCTGTGCTTTTAATTGTGGCGTGTTGGAGCTCCTACCATGGAACCGAACTCTCAGTTCGAACGAGAACTGTCGGCACTTGGACCGTTTGAACAGACACATCATCCAGAAACGTATAGTGGGTGTGGCAACACATCCCATCCAAGATCCAACAAACTTTGACGGGAGATGAAACGTGTGTGTGGACTCACGTTGTCGTGACGGAACACGACTCCTTTACGATTAACGAGCTTTGAACTTTTAGacaaaaaagtgagaaaaacacTGAACACGATCGACGGCAGTAAATAATGATCAAAACTTCAGTGCCCTCTGTTTATTAGTTGTTTATGTTTGCTCATCAGCAACGGTTTTACAATGGCAAGAACTAGCTAACAGCGAATTAACACAAAAGGCAGTAGGCCTCGAGAGAAATCGTGGCCTGCATGTATTGGAGTCAGGGGAAGTAATCGATCCGATGCTGCCTCCACGACACCTCcatttttatctccctttgaaacctttttttttttccattcacaaATATGCtcgcgcgcgagcacacactACATAGGGGAACACAAACAGATAAGCGCacaagcgcacgcacacacacacacacacataatgcaCGTGCATCTAATCATTGCAAATAAAAGGTGTCTCTCGAAAGTGCCTGACCATGAAGCAAGTGTCACCGCTATTTCAGAGACAAAAAAGATGACAGCAGACGATCCGCActgtaataaatgcaaaactgaAAGGTCATGAAAACGCTAGCCACTTTTCTCTCCTTGTAAGCTGTAGGTAGCGACGGGTGGTCTAGATTTTCTAGGAGACTTAGTACCCTCGTACCTAGTACCCGAGTCATGTATGGCCTGTGAGGGAACAGGACTAGTCTGTGATGTTGGGGTTCTTGGAATCAGGAGGAAAACTCGTCGTGTCTCGCGAGACCAAGGCAGCAGCCCCGTCAAATTCCGTGGCTGAAGTGCCCGGCTGTAACTCCAGGATGATCACGGCGTAGGTGAGAATGGTGCCGCACACCTGGGGAGCAGAAAAATGTTCTTGTAGAGAAACTGATACAGTCATCTCAGCAGTGTCTGCAATAAACTTTAATTAACCCACTACCATCCCCGTACTTCACATGTCTCAAAGCTTGGTTGATAGTCGACAGGTTATTTGTCAGTAtggtttactgtttactttgaAACCAATCACTTCTTTAACACCTATCTCTCTTCGAAAATCTTGCGATAGTTTAAGAGACTTTAGAAGATTTTTAGCGAAAACTCTGTGATCCCTTTTACCATTAGTACAGTGGAAGCGTCAATAGTAAACAGATGATAGACATTAAATCCAATAGAAGGTCCTTGAAGTCTGGACAGAAACATTGACACCTGCAAGCATAAGATGAATGTCACAGcttattttaaattacaaagGATATGGATTATTTCTATGGAATATTGGTTACACAATGTCGGTTAAGTATAGAGGTAATTTGCTCTGAGGAACTGATTTTTGGCTATAGTGTcttctttagtttcttttcgGTTTATTGATCATGTTATATTACTTATACATTTATGaacaattaaaatgaataaatattttttgctgcGTGACTCAGTTCAATTcgctttgatgatgatgatgatgatgaggaggaggaggaggaggaggaggaggaagatcgTACCACTTCATTTCCTTTGTCCGTCATTTTCTGAATATTCAGATGATACAGATATTCTGCAGGTTCATGCATCTGTAAAATTAAgagggaaacaaaaaaattacaatagataacaatgaaaaaaaatacagttaagCGCCTACCtcacagtaaaatattgttccCATGACTGCACGAAGTACTCTCCTAAATACAGTGTTCAGGTTCATTAATCAAACCCAACATCTAAACTCACTTCTAGTTTCAGTTTCGGAAATGATGCCATGTCTTTGTAAGACCGTTCTTTCTCTTTCGCCCATTAGATAGTTTTACAGGGTTAGCTGCTgaaatttgttgaaattttaatgtgtggaaaagagaggaaaactCAAACAGGCGATCCCCAGAAGGAGCACACAATGCAAATATTaaccttttttaatttgtctgctCGATAGGTAGTTCCAAATTTTTTCTGAGGGCTGCTTTCTGTTCTGACTGTGGTGTGATGTGTCTCTTTTATTTAGCGGGAAATGAACCTGGGGTCCGTGCATATGAGgtatggtggtgtggtgtgtgctgAGTATACTGCAAACAGAGTTGTCAAGTGATGACAAAGGGAATGTATTAGTAGTGACTGTGCTTGGTGTCACGCAGGTCTGACATCATATAGTCCACTGCTGTATCCTGATTGGTCACACCCGACTGTCCACCCGGCTTTATTGTGCTAGAATtctgttttgatgatgatgatcatgattcCAGCCCTATCATCCGAACATCATTGTTGTTCCTCTCAATATAACACCCTGTTCTTAGACCAAGATATTGAGGGGTCACAGCTTTGACCTGCAGATCACATAGCCCGTTGTCAAAGCAGAATAGATCGATAATTAATCAAGAATGCAAATAAAATCATCCGAAAATTGTTGATGTCTACATAATCACAAAACAGGGATtgcaatacaatttttaaatatataacttTTTGGCTATAATTAAGGTCCATAGCCAAGAGGACACAGAAGCTGCAATGACATTTATTCAAAAAAGAatggccaaagaaaaaaatcagtagaTTTAAAGCAACAGTAAATAGGCCAACATAATACCGAGGATGCCATCAAAAAGTTTAGGTCAGTAGAATTGCAATAaattttctacaaataaaagcagaaaaaaattgcgGAGATCCGGTTACACCAAGCCTGTTAGGCAAAGGAGATGCCACTCTCAACCCACAGTGAATATGCAGCCTTATATTCACCATCGTCACTGACACTCTTGCCAGATTCTGTTCCTGATATTTACAGACCAACACAGTCCTtgctttgtttctcttttgtcttctttttcttcattttctgtccTTATTGACTTGGCGATATGAGCCTTTCAGTCCATGGATCATACCGATTGTCTGCCGCTGAATACAGCATCATCAAAGCAGAAGACTATGGGGATACTTTGGTATATGAGAATAATTTCTGTGCCTGTGGCAAAGGTAAGTTCTTGTCAAACTCTAGCACACGCAACACATCACTTTTTGCTAAGATCGCTGATGTAATCTTTGACATCCTGATATCACTTAATTAACTGGGAAACTTCTCGACATAGTTTCAAAGCATTTATCTCTGAAAACATCTTGAGAAATCCACCTTACCTTTTTATTCAGGACGACAGACGTGATGGTGACTCCGGCGGCGAATAACAGAATCAACGAAACAAACATCAGCCTGATGGTGACATCAGACATGGAGAAGTACTTGTAGATGAGGCTGTGGATGATGAACAGCAAGGTGGGAATCCCGGCTCCGTACGTGTTGACCAGGTAAGGACACACCACCTTACTGCCTTTTCTAACCAACGCACACAACTCCACGTGCATTGTGCGACATCGCTCCAGGTCATcaacaagggaggtaagtggATGTAAAGAGGCATTCATGCAGAGTGATCGAACCTCCCTCGACAAGTAGTTTGCTTGTGCTTGAAGAAAACCCCAAACTACAAGGTAGATGGTAAAAAAGCATATGGCTTGCATAAAAGTGAAATACAAAGCCCCATACGCCATGATCATGGGAGCTTCCTGTAAAAAGTTAGTCTCCAGCAGAATTTCGCCCCCTGCCCGGAACGCAGCTGCAGATGCCACAGAAACCGAAAAGCTAAATACAGACAACGAAAATACAAGAAACAGATATCTTATTTTCGTTCCAACAAAGTTGATGTGgtatttttcaagaaatgtgtTCAGTTCTGCCAAGAAAATTCTCAGCGATGTGGAGGCACTGAGAGGGTAGACCAGTGCACAGAAGAGCTGCCCAGTCCTGCTTGTCAACATGTACAGATGAAAGGTGAAGTATCCTCCCTGACTAATGTCTGATATGGAGTGCACGACCACTACATACAGTGTGTATCCTGTCATTGCCACACTCATGGAGACCAAAGCCAGGTTCAGAAATGATTTGATGAGAAACCGCCTCCACGAAATATCCATGGCAGGCATAGTGTAGAGAccagaaaggaaaagcaaaccaAGGAAAGGTTTCAAAGCTTCAAGAATCGTCTCAGAAGGCATCTTTCTCTGTATTCCTGCTTTGAGAACAGCAATAAAAGCAGTTTCTGATAACTTAATCACCAAGAATAACAAtaagcttatatatatataatccaaaCTTTCCAGGTGAGTCGATACTGTCTCTGTGGACGTTGAAAACGGTCGCAAACCACCTCGTGAAGAAAGATACTTGCACCCAGTCATCCTTTTTATAAGTATGCACAACATTCAAAGGTCATCAGGTCTCTTCCTGCAAACCCACATCCTTGTATGGCAATAAAATAATTGCTGATGGAAGCCACCATTGCCCGAGCTGCTTCAATAGGAATGTACACAGAGGTGAGGACACGCAATCAGTGATGAACGGAGGTAATCTCTCCACAAACAATCTTGTTCAAATACGTTTCTACATCAACATTACTCTGGATTCGGTCAACTTCgtaatgtatttgttttacatttaattttatgatGAGATTCATACTTGCCATATTGTGCAGGGTGCTGCAAAATTTACGAATGATAGCACTGATTGGTTTGGTCAATGGATGATGGGGTTTGCAATGATGGACAGAAAACCTTACAAGCACCAGGAAGGTGTCGATAGTGTGTGCTTGCTGAGAAAAGagtgaataataaaattaaatagccattttgtttttaagcttCAAAAATGAACAATTTCATTTCAGATGATTTCTGTAATGTTCGAATTcgatcaaaatttaatttatttcctaGAAAACAAAGTTAGAGTTCTATCAAAATTGAGCACAGCCCatgaatgaacaaagaaagCTGTGGCTTGTATCATAAACCTGTGTTTTGCTGCTTAGCATGATCCAAGTCAGTGgtttattagaaaaatacaCTAGTAAGTCAATCCAAGGTACCAATGAGCGAGTGCAGGTCACACATTGCCTGCACCCCTCCTTCATTTGTTGACCCCTTGACTTTTCAGGTCGGGATGGTAACTAATGGGCAAATAATTAACAGCATTTATACTAAGCACACTGAAAAAACACAGTGAACAAGTTTGCTAATAGAAAACTTCAAAGATGGAGTGACTATGGTCTTCTACAGCAACAGCAGGGTATAAACTCTTATTTCTACAAGTACAAAGGTTTCCCTGGGAACAAGATGGGAAATTCAGGGTGAGGAACATGATGCTGAGTTCAGATAATTCGTCCTAGTTGgtgtgaaataattatatttatgctcCTTTTTAGACACGAAAGCCGTTAAGACAGACAGCTTTCAGAACCTGAAATTTCTAAAGTGTTTAATGTCGATTGTGAGGCTTGCATTCGTGAAAAGATTTAGgatatttctgtcttctttcttgcAAACTGAATGTCAACCAATTAAGTTGAACCTGcttgttattttgcttttaaactgtgttgctgctttgttttccttcataATCACTGGTTATTACTCAAAATTACATTACTTCCCTTCGCTCTATAACCTTAATTAATCCTAATTTCGCATCATTATCCAATCAGCGCTTGCGTTGATTATGTTTGCTGTCCATTAATATTCTCGTTTCATCAAAAAAAGATCTGAAAATTGTTGGTGATCACTAacacaactctttttttttaattcagcaaGGGAGGAGATAGCTGTTAGAGCAGTTCTCTTTTCCATATCCTCCCACGCTCTGTGGCTCAAGCCTGATGGGGATACAAAAAAAGGGGAATGCGAGAATAGCAACAGGACATCATAAAACCTCCAACATACAAATCCAGGTTAGCTCcagtacagaaaaataaataaaaacaagggcCTAATACCGTGCTTCCCCGAAAATAAGTCTGAGAAGGATTTTTGCGAGTGAAAATGTAAGCCCTATAGATTGTCAGCCGGATGGAGAGATTTCATTCGTTGGTTGAAACACGCGACACACGTGTT
The sequence above is a segment of the Pomacea canaliculata isolate SZHN2017 linkage group LG6, ASM307304v1, whole genome shotgun sequence genome. Coding sequences within it:
- the LOC112567283 gene encoding uncharacterized protein LOC112567283 isoform X1 encodes the protein MLCILIKRMTGCKYLSSRGGLRPFSTSTETVSTHLESLDYIYISLLLFLVIKLSETAFIAVLKAGIQRKMPSETILEALKPFLGLLFLSGLYTMPAMDISWRRFLIKSFLNLALVSMSVAMTGYTLYVVVVHSISDISQGGYFTFHLYMLTSRTGQLFCALVYPLSASTSLRIFLAELNTFLEKYHINFVGTKIRYLFLVFSLSVFSFSVSVASAAAFRAGGEILLETNFLQEAPMIMAYGALYFTFMQAICFFTIYLVVWGFLQAQANYLSREVRSLCMNASLHPLTSLVDDLERCRTMHVELCALVRKGSKVVCPYLVNTYGAGIPTLLFIIHSLIYKYFSMSDVTIRLMFVSLILLFAAGVTITSVVLNKKMHEPAEYLYHLNIQKMTDKGNEVVSMFLSRLQGPSIGFNVYHLFTIDASTVLMVCGTILTYAVIILELQPGTSATEFDGAAALVSRDTTSFPPDSKNPNITD
- the LOC112567283 gene encoding uncharacterized protein LOC112567283 isoform X2, coding for MGEEELMKKRFRTKVMHEPAEYLYHLNIQKMTDKGNEVVSMFLSRLQGPSIGFNVYHLFTIDASTVLMVCGTILTYAVIILELQPGTSATEFDGAAALVSRDTTSFPPDSKNPNITD
- the LOC112567328 gene encoding uncharacterized protein LOC112567328, translated to MGALLNLFRRSSQTQIETRSAPRLSLWRTNSGVTGSGPGNLTIAQRSIIARTWPKIYIDIPGNGASVMLRLINVQSDVKMLFNFRNKTESDMILDRGFYTHSCRFIQAVMAVIENIDFLEEAIVPLFLRLGRKHVAVPDFEVKYFKMLPDAYCFVWESQVTERFTEPIERAWRVIFDFIVNLMVDGYEIESGLRQRALSLRKIAVKPEDLLSSQSIETGVGYESQEKDNESQEKDKSQEKDKSQEEDKKSQEKDPAQGTSKSIEPIIATFPETVPEVHTEAQSDVPASSPNVPVETTHDKESTSASQSEVRLVNENAGEA